The nucleotide window CAACAAGGTGGATAGTGAAATGCTACCCACCTTTTTTATTGTTTATTATGGATTATGTTCCATACCAAAGTCTTAGATATTTTCAGCATTTCAGCTATTTTACTCATTGAAAGACCGTTCTTCTCATACTCATAATGAACCTTGAAATAATGAGTGTTATATTTGCTTATTTTTCCCTTCTTGACAGATCCCCTTTTATTACGGTTACTTTCATCCAGGTAAACCCTGGGTGCATTACCGGTGATCTCTTTTACAATGTCATATTTTAGAGCTTCCCGGCATCTTGCGCAGGTGTCTTTATCTGCCTTGCTGCATTCATAACACGGTAAAGGCATATCTCTCATCCCCTCTTATATCGTTCATTATTATTGCTTCTGAACGAATTATTTTAATTATATATCGGATGGAAAACCTGGATGAATAAGTTACCCTTTAAAGGCATTTTTCTATGTTAAGTTATACATGTAATTTTACATAAAGAGTATAAAACAAAATAAAAGAACATAGACAAATATATGTTTTTGTTGTATAATAAGTACAAGAAGTTTATTAAGTACAAAAAGTACAAAGGGAGTGAAAAGCCTATGATGTCAGATGAAGAATTTAATAGCCTGGAATTTAGAGAGATAAAAACCATTAAAGACATGACAGCCTTAAAAGGGGCTACCATTACGGATATTGAACCGACGTATGCCGGGTACTATGAAAATGGATCACAGGTAATAAGCGGGGTAATTCTCTATGTAAATATGGCCGACGGAAGTCAGAGGGTATGTTCTATAGATTGCCCTGCCCCCTGGGAGATAGAGAGTGATAAACCAATATTAATGATGTTATCTATAACGAAGGAGTGAGAAAGCATGACAGAGAGTGCGAGAGCAGCACAGAGAGAATATTATAGGCAGTATAGGGAGAAAAACAGAGAGAAGTTAAGAGAGTACCAGGCACAATACAGAAGGAAGAATAAGGCCAAGATAAGACAGTATCAAAGGAACTTTTGGGAAAACCGGGCAAATAGATTAATAGGGGGTACTCCATAGAAAAGCCCTGTGTTTACAGCCTTTAAGGTAGATTTAAAGCGCCAAAACAAGCTAAAAAGTGGCGCATAGTTATAAAAAACAAATAATAAAAAGGGGCTAAAAATCAAGAAATAAAGAGGGTTGGTGTATGTCGAAAATAGATAAGCTGATTATTAAGGCTAAGGAATTGAAAGAAGCAAAAAAGGGTTTCCTTACTTTTGGAATGATTAATCGCAAGGGAAAAAAATGGACCCTTCAATGTTCAATCTGGGATGGGATACCTGGAAGCGGAACAATGATTATTAAAAGCGAGCATGATACATTGTCGGAAGCAGAGCAAGAAGCAAATAGGATAGCGGAAGAATACCCTAACCAATTCAATGACGTAACAATAATTATTGATGATATCCCAGGGGGCAAAGCATGAAGAAAGTAGATAAGTTATTAAAGCAAGCGAAGATTATGGCCGGAATCAGAGGTAATGTTCTGGATAACTACGACTTTAAAAGATTGTCTACCGAGGAACTTAAGGAACTTGCATACGGTAATCCTTCAGAAGAAAGATTTAATGAGTTAATCAGCAGGGCTGCCAAGCCTGCAGGAGGTGATTGAGCAAATGAATAAGCGCAAAAAGAAGAATAACGCTCACACAGTACCAAAGGATAACCTGGTAAAGGAAGCGAGGGAATTAGAAAAGAAGCTTGTAAGAAAGAGGTGATAATTTGGCAAAGATTAGATTAAGACTGAATACTCCAACAGACGTAAGAAAAACCCTTGTAAGGGTTACTAATATGGTTGCGAACGGTGAGATGGACAGCAAGAGAGGAAACACTATTATATCAGCCTGCAATTCTGTTTTAAGCGCAATTAGGACAGACGAACAGGAGAAGAAGATAGCGGAACTGCAGCAACTTCTTGATAGTGTGGCAAAGGAGAAGAGCAGATGAAACTAATTGATAGGCTATTAATGCAGGCCAAGGAAATCCTCACAGCTAAGCACTTTGATTATGACACGAACGAGGATGGATTTATTGAAGCCTTAGGATTGGATCCGGAAAGGTACAGGATTGATTATCCGAATGGTGAACATGGATATGATGCACTTAAAGCTCTTTTCGAGGTTTCGGATGATCTCTGGAATGACGAAGAAGAAACGGATAACCAGGGATAAAGGGGTTGATATATTGCTGACTAATGAAGAACTTGTCGAGAAAATAAAACAAGGCATAGATGCTTCAAGAAACCTTGAGCTTCTCTATAAGCAGAACGAACAATACATTCGTAAAATTGCCAACCGATACCGCGGGTATGCAGAAATAGAAGATCTGATGCAAGAGGGCTATTTTGGACTATATGAAGCCGTACAAAGATATGAAAATGAGCATGAAGTTCTGTTTATGTCATATGCCGGCTTCTGGATAGCCCAGGCAATCAAAAGATACATAGAAAATAGCGGGAGATCATTAAGACTTCCGGTGCATCTGCATGAATTGATATACAAGTATAAAAGAATAGTTAATGCTTATATGTCACAGCTAGGCAGAAATCCAACTGATAAGGAGTTATGCAGGCATCTAAGAATAAGTCCTAACCGGCTTAAAAACCTTGAAAGGTATATTTATGAGTATGGACAAATAGAAAGCTTGGACGAACCTGTAAACAGCTCTGAAGATGGTGACCTATTAGTGTGCGATACCGTTCCGGATAGCACAAATATTGAGAATGAAGTGGTTAATAAAATTATTGAACAGGATCTTAAAACCGGGTTATGGCAGATTGTAGAAAAGAATACTACGGAAGAGGAAAACCAGGTTATTCTATACAGATTTAAAAATAATCTCACTTTAAAGGCAACAGGAGATAATATAGGAAAAACCATTGAAAGAGCTAGGCAATTAGAAAACAGTGCTCTTAAAAAATTACGCCGGAGCCGGATAATAAGAGAACTAGAGGAAAGATACGCTATAAGCTATTCACAAGCCTATAAAGGTAGTTTATCAAGCTTTAGATATTCCTGGATGTCTTCCACAGAAAAGGCTGCCTTTACAAAAATGGGTGTTGATTAAGAATTTAATAACAGCCAGACGCTGCTATTAATATAAACCTAAAAGAAAGAGAGGAAAAGAGAATGAAATTAAGAGAATTAACAGAAGCACAGAAACAGAAGTACATGAGTGATATTACCGGCATCACCAAGAACTATGATGAGATGATCCACAAAATTAATGGGTTGCTGCTCCAGTACGGAGATATTCACTACAAAATGACAGTTGATATGTTAAGCGTGAATTATGCCCGGGAGCAGAAAGAAGCCTTGAAGATGCAGCTTAAGAATACCAATGTAACCGCCCTAGATCAGATAATTGCAACACTCAAGGACACAAAAGAGAAATACATAAAAGATATTGCCCCGGTAACAGCTATTACAGATCCTTTAGAGCTTTCCTTTATAGAAAAGGAATTAAAAGTTATGAAAGATTCCGAGGTCATGGACTACTATAAGGAAAATTATCTTGATAGTAACATCACCAGACTAATTGAAATTGAATGGAAGGCTAGACATGGTTATAAAGATGGTAAGATCATGATGGAGCTGCCTAAGTATAGCGCTGTTGATCCGATCACGAACCGCGTTGATCAGGAGATAAAAGCAGTTGTTGGTTTACGCCAGGTGGCTGATATGATGCTTTGCTTCCAAGAGCCGGCAGCGGATGATAGCACTAAGCCGGTTATGATTCCATGGAACACTATTTTACAGGAAGTTGAAAACAGAAATAAGTCAACCGTAGTAAGAGTTACTATTGGAGATCTCTATAAATATAATATCAGCAAATAAGAAAGGAGATTGAAGTATGTCATACGAAGAGTTAAATACAGGCTTCATTAATCTGATTAAGGCCGAGAG belongs to Variimorphobacter saccharofermentans and includes:
- a CDS encoding phosphatase, giving the protein MTESARAAQREYYRQYREKNREKLREYQAQYRRKNKAKIRQYQRNFWENRANRLIGGTP
- a CDS encoding sigma-70 family RNA polymerase sigma factor — encoded protein: MTKKKRITRDKGVDILLTNEELVEKIKQGIDASRNLELLYKQNEQYIRKIANRYRGYAEIEDLMQEGYFGLYEAVQRYENEHEVLFMSYAGFWIAQAIKRYIENSGRSLRLPVHLHELIYKYKRIVNAYMSQLGRNPTDKELCRHLRISPNRLKNLERYIYEYGQIESLDEPVNSSEDGDLLVCDTVPDSTNIENEVVNKIIEQDLKTGLWQIVEKNTTEEENQVILYRFKNNLTLKATGDNIGKTIERARQLENSALKKLRRSRIIRELEERYAISYSQAYKGSLSSFRYSWMSSTEKAAFTKMGVD